A section of the Ornithinimicrobium sufpigmenti genome encodes:
- a CDS encoding 3-oxoacyl-ACP synthase III — protein MNGNATFRHHDTAVLSVTAVDAPVVKTSDEFDEIIGESYTRNALRPGMLAKLAGITERRWWREDQNFVDGAVEAARAALEQAQVDPAKVGLLVNTSVSREHLEPSIAVSVHKNLGLPTSCLNFDITNACLGFVNAMQLAATMIDGGQIDYALIVCGEGSRTPQERTLARLSSPDATADDITSQFATLTLGSGAAAMLLGRASEHPEGHRVVGGVTRAATQHHELCVGDFTEMRTDAQGLLVAGMDLAKELWQDAADDFDWSDMDRYIVHQVSKVHTSRTAQALGLDPSRIPLTFPTYGNVGPAAVAITLAKEVDSLNEGDRVLMMGIGSGLNMTCVEIDW, from the coding sequence TTGAACGGCAACGCCACCTTCCGGCACCACGACACAGCGGTGCTCTCCGTCACCGCCGTCGACGCTCCCGTGGTCAAGACCTCGGACGAGTTCGACGAGATCATCGGTGAGTCCTACACGCGGAACGCGCTGCGTCCCGGCATGCTCGCCAAGCTCGCCGGGATCACGGAGCGCCGGTGGTGGCGGGAGGACCAGAACTTCGTCGACGGCGCGGTCGAGGCCGCCCGTGCGGCCCTGGAGCAGGCGCAGGTCGACCCGGCCAAGGTGGGCCTGCTGGTCAACACCTCGGTGAGCCGCGAGCACCTCGAGCCGTCCATCGCCGTCTCGGTGCACAAGAACCTCGGCCTGCCGACCAGCTGCCTCAACTTCGACATCACCAACGCCTGCCTCGGCTTCGTCAACGCGATGCAGCTGGCGGCGACGATGATCGACGGGGGCCAGATCGACTACGCGCTGATCGTCTGCGGCGAGGGCTCGCGCACCCCCCAGGAGCGCACCCTGGCCCGCCTGTCCTCCCCGGACGCGACCGCGGACGACATCACCAGCCAGTTCGCCACCCTGACCCTGGGCTCGGGGGCCGCGGCCATGCTGCTCGGCCGAGCCAGCGAGCACCCCGAGGGCCACCGGGTCGTCGGCGGGGTCACCCGGGCCGCGACCCAGCACCACGAGCTGTGCGTCGGTGACTTCACCGAGATGCGCACCGACGCCCAAGGGCTGCTCGTGGCCGGTATGGACCTGGCCAAGGAGCTGTGGCAGGACGCCGCGGACGACTTCGACTGGTCCGACATGGACCGCTACATCGTCCACCAGGTCTCCAAGGTGCACACCTCCCGCACCGCCCAGGCCCTCGGCCTGGACCCGTCCCGGATCCCGCTGACCTTCCCCACCTACGGCAACGTGGGCCCGGCCGCGGTCGCGATCACCCTGGCCAAGGAGGTCGACTCCCTGAACGAGGGCGACCGGGTGCTGATGATGGGGATCGGCTCGGGCCTGAACATGACCTGTGTCGAGATCGACTGGTGA
- the msrA gene encoding peptide-methionine (S)-S-oxide reductase MsrA: MVSFITPPGRPEPLHGVADGVPDPGNHLVLGTPMRGPWPEGTEVLYVAMGCFWGAERIFWKLPGVVTTAAGYQGGSMPSPTYEQVCTGATGHAEAVLVAYDPEQTDPEQLLKAFWENHDPTTLNRQGNDVGSQYRSAIFWTTPEQEQAARATRDAFEQVLADAGHGPVVTELRPAQEAGRFYYAEDYHQQYLQKNPGGYCNHGPNGYTCPVGLLTSGENTPAQTEVLPPR; encoded by the coding sequence ATGGTCAGTTTCATCACGCCCCCCGGCCGCCCCGAGCCCCTGCACGGTGTCGCAGACGGTGTCCCCGACCCCGGGAACCACCTGGTGCTGGGCACCCCCATGCGTGGCCCCTGGCCCGAGGGCACCGAGGTGCTCTACGTCGCCATGGGCTGCTTCTGGGGTGCCGAGCGCATCTTCTGGAAGCTGCCCGGCGTGGTCACCACGGCCGCCGGCTACCAGGGTGGCTCCATGCCGTCCCCGACCTACGAGCAGGTCTGCACCGGAGCCACCGGCCACGCCGAGGCCGTGCTGGTGGCCTACGACCCGGAGCAGACCGACCCCGAGCAGCTGCTCAAGGCGTTCTGGGAGAACCACGACCCCACCACGCTGAACCGCCAGGGCAACGACGTCGGCAGCCAGTACCGCTCGGCGATCTTCTGGACCACGCCTGAGCAGGAGCAGGCCGCCCGGGCCACCCGGGACGCCTTCGAGCAGGTTCTCGCCGACGCCGGACACGGCCCCGTGGTGACCGAGCTGCGCCCGGCGCAGGAGGCCGGCCGGTTCTACTACGCGGAGGACTACCACCAGCAGTACCTGCAGAAGAACCCCGGCGGGTACTGCAACCACGGCCCGAACGGCTACACCTGCCCGGTCGGCCTGCTCACGAGCGGCGAGAACACCCCGGCCCAGACCGAGGTGCTCCCGCCGCGCTGA
- a CDS encoding glutamate mutase L yields the protein MPATTLLVDVGSTFTKAALIDDEGSLLARASVPTTVGPGRDVLHGITQVAGDLGSGTRAEVPDPLGGDRDRVLVCSSAGGGLRLAVVGYERQVTAEAGHRVGLSAGAKVVHVASGPMGVADVASLRAARPDVVLLVGGTDGGNSEVFLHNARRLARSRVGAPVVVAGNARAQDEAAALLESTGRRFLLAPNVLPRIGVVEPLGARTAIREVFLEHVIGGKGLSRGPRFAQLVRAATPDAVLGGVEVLAAVAGQDVMVVDVGGATTDVYSVLEPQGEDAGLRKQVVAPLWHARTVEGDLGMRWGAPGVVEAARAEGLLGEDTPTQQLTAWADRVLADHAHVPTNGTGRELDLRLAALAATIAARRHGRPGGPGEPPRPLADVGLLLGSGGVLRHASAQDARQVLDQVVADHGGGWRPPAQAKVGVDAAYLLLAAGLLAPLRPDLAAAVVAPLIAP from the coding sequence ATGCCCGCTACCACGCTCCTGGTCGACGTCGGGTCCACCTTCACCAAGGCCGCCCTCATCGATGACGAGGGATCGCTGCTGGCCAGGGCCTCCGTCCCCACCACGGTCGGCCCGGGTCGGGACGTGCTGCACGGCATCACGCAGGTGGCGGGAGATCTCGGCTCCGGCACGAGAGCGGAGGTGCCGGACCCGCTCGGGGGTGACCGGGACCGGGTGCTCGTCTGCTCCAGCGCCGGCGGAGGGTTGCGGCTCGCCGTCGTCGGGTACGAGCGGCAGGTCACGGCGGAGGCCGGGCACCGCGTGGGGCTGTCGGCCGGGGCCAAGGTCGTCCACGTGGCGTCCGGTCCGATGGGTGTCGCCGACGTGGCGTCCCTGCGGGCCGCCCGCCCCGACGTGGTCCTGCTCGTCGGCGGCACCGACGGAGGCAACTCCGAGGTCTTCCTGCACAACGCCCGGCGGCTGGCCCGCTCCCGGGTCGGCGCCCCGGTCGTGGTGGCGGGCAACGCCCGGGCGCAGGACGAGGCGGCCGCTCTCCTGGAGTCCACAGGACGCCGGTTCCTCCTCGCGCCCAACGTCCTGCCCCGCATCGGGGTGGTCGAGCCACTGGGTGCCCGCACGGCGATCCGGGAGGTCTTCCTCGAGCACGTGATCGGGGGCAAGGGGCTGTCCCGGGGGCCCCGTTTCGCCCAGCTGGTCCGCGCCGCGACCCCGGACGCGGTCCTGGGCGGCGTCGAGGTCCTCGCCGCGGTGGCCGGCCAGGACGTCATGGTGGTCGACGTCGGCGGCGCCACCACCGACGTCTACTCCGTGCTCGAGCCGCAGGGCGAGGACGCCGGGCTGCGCAAGCAGGTGGTGGCCCCGCTCTGGCACGCCCGGACCGTGGAAGGGGATCTGGGTATGCGGTGGGGTGCCCCCGGCGTGGTCGAGGCCGCCCGGGCCGAGGGGCTCCTGGGCGAGGACACGCCGACGCAGCAGCTCACCGCCTGGGCAGACCGCGTCCTGGCCGATCACGCGCACGTGCCCACCAACGGGACCGGACGAGAGCTCGACCTGCGGCTCGCCGCGCTGGCCGCGACGATCGCCGCTCGTCGGCACGGCCGGCCCGGGGGGCCGGGCGAGCCGCCCCGCCCGCTGGCCGACGTCGGCCTGCTGCTCGGCTCCGGCGGCGTGCTGCGGCACGCGTCCGCCCAGGATGCCCGCCAGGTGCTGGACCAGGTCGTCGCCGACCACGGGGGTGGGTGGCGCCCTCCGGCGCAGGCGAAGGTGGGGGTGGACGCGGCATACCTCCTGCTGGCGGCGGGCCTGCTGGCACCCCTGCGGCCCGACCTCGCCGCCGCCGTCGTGGCTCCGCTCATTGCACCCTGA
- the greA gene encoding transcription elongation factor GreA yields the protein MTETAKTASYLTQEAYDRLQAELSALKGEGRTEISRRIEAAREEGDLKENGGYHAAKEEQGKMEARIRQLEHLLQNAVVGTAPADDGIVEPGMVVTVEMFGETETFLLGSREIIDEDTQLDVYSEKSPLGAALIGAKRGDTVRYAAPNGKQIEVKVVKAKPYRD from the coding sequence GTGACCGAGACCGCGAAGACCGCCAGCTACCTGACCCAGGAGGCCTACGACCGCCTGCAGGCCGAGCTGTCCGCCCTCAAGGGCGAGGGTCGCACGGAGATCAGCCGGCGCATCGAGGCTGCCCGCGAGGAGGGTGACCTCAAGGAGAACGGCGGCTACCACGCCGCCAAGGAGGAGCAGGGCAAGATGGAGGCCCGCATCCGCCAGCTCGAGCACCTGCTGCAGAACGCCGTGGTCGGCACCGCCCCTGCCGACGACGGGATCGTCGAGCCCGGCATGGTCGTGACCGTCGAGATGTTCGGCGAGACCGAGACCTTCCTGCTCGGCTCGCGCGAGATCATCGACGAGGACACCCAGCTCGACGTCTACAGCGAGAAGTCGCCCCTGGGCGCCGCCCTCATCGGCGCCAAGCGCGGCGACACGGTCCGCTACGCCGCACCGAACGGCAAGCAGATCGAGGTCAAGGTCGTCAAGGCCAAGCCCTACCGCGACTGA
- a CDS encoding DUF4307 domain-containing protein produces the protein MTTPPPIEHHERTADRRTNPGGPVDRVVDWDAEEEAVEGTRPAQPNARRWWIFGSAAVAVMVVMAVIWGLSATVGRVHWTYTGHDLVAEDQVDVRLDLQRDPDRAVTCRIEARDERNAVVGRADVEIGPTQSSPSRHVLSVRAAAPALTGYIDACWYSDEPPRR, from the coding sequence GTGACCACCCCACCCCCCATCGAGCACCACGAGCGCACCGCCGACCGGCGCACCAACCCCGGGGGCCCGGTCGACCGGGTCGTGGACTGGGACGCCGAGGAGGAGGCGGTCGAGGGCACCCGCCCCGCGCAGCCGAACGCCCGGCGCTGGTGGATCTTCGGCAGCGCCGCAGTGGCGGTCATGGTGGTGATGGCGGTCATCTGGGGGTTGTCCGCGACGGTGGGACGGGTGCACTGGACCTACACCGGGCACGACCTGGTGGCCGAGGACCAGGTCGACGTGCGGCTGGACCTGCAGCGGGACCCCGACCGGGCGGTGACCTGCCGCATCGAGGCCCGCGACGAGCGCAACGCCGTCGTGGGGCGGGCCGACGTGGAGATCGGTCCCACGCAGAGCTCGCCCAGCCGGCACGTGCTCAGCGTGCGCGCAGCCGCCCCGGCGCTGACCGGCTACATCGACGCGTGCTGGTACTCCGACGAGCCGCCCCGCCGCTAG
- the mca gene encoding mycothiol conjugate amidase Mca, translating into MAVHAHPDDESSKGAATTARYVAEGVQVRVVSFTGGERGDILNDKLKGDPQILRDISHVRREEMTAAANILGVSHTWLGFVDSGLPEGDPLPPLPEGCFALEPLEVTTEALVRVIREFRPHVVTTYDENGGYPHPDHIMTHTVTMAAFEAAGDPTAYPHAGEPWQPLKVYYNSWSPERMERIDEAMVQAGHEAPFADWRANLARRPLRVVSTRVHCGEFFPVRDDALRAHATQVDPDGFWFRVPMDIQQRVWPHEDFELARSLVEAHLPEDDLFAGLRELAGTGELDEVCRRVHERDEAGALLLRHRGAPPLPPEGADRSRSTEPVDGDGDGTDEMREKEGHSE; encoded by the coding sequence ATGGCCGTGCACGCCCATCCCGACGACGAGTCCAGCAAGGGTGCGGCCACCACCGCCCGCTACGTCGCCGAAGGTGTGCAGGTCCGCGTGGTCTCGTTCACCGGCGGGGAGCGCGGGGACATCCTCAACGACAAGCTCAAGGGCGACCCGCAGATCCTGCGCGACATCAGCCACGTGCGCCGCGAGGAGATGACCGCGGCCGCGAACATCCTCGGGGTCAGCCACACCTGGCTGGGCTTCGTCGACTCCGGGCTGCCCGAGGGCGACCCTCTTCCCCCGCTGCCGGAGGGCTGCTTCGCGCTGGAGCCGCTGGAGGTGACCACCGAGGCCCTCGTCCGGGTGATCCGCGAGTTCCGTCCGCACGTGGTCACCACCTATGACGAGAACGGCGGCTATCCGCACCCCGACCACATCATGACCCACACGGTGACGATGGCGGCGTTCGAGGCGGCGGGCGACCCGACCGCATACCCGCACGCCGGGGAGCCGTGGCAGCCGCTGAAGGTGTACTACAACAGCTGGTCCCCGGAGCGCATGGAGCGCATCGACGAGGCGATGGTGCAGGCGGGGCACGAGGCGCCGTTCGCCGACTGGCGCGCCAACCTGGCCCGCCGTCCCCTCCGCGTGGTGAGCACCCGGGTGCACTGCGGCGAGTTCTTCCCCGTCCGCGACGACGCGCTGCGGGCGCACGCCACCCAGGTGGACCCGGACGGCTTCTGGTTCCGCGTGCCGATGGACATCCAGCAGCGGGTCTGGCCCCATGAGGACTTCGAGCTCGCCCGCTCGCTGGTCGAGGCGCACCTGCCCGAGGACGACCTGTTCGCGGGGCTGCGCGAGCTCGCCGGCACGGGCGAGCTGGACGAGGTATGCCGTCGCGTCCACGAGCGCGACGAGGCCGGTGCCCTGCTGCTGCGACACCGCGGCGCGCCGCCCCTGCCGCCGGAGGGCGCTGACCGGTCGCGCTCCACCGAGCCGGTGGACGGCGACGGCGACGGTACGGATGAGATGCGCGAGAAGGAAGGCCACTCCGAATGA
- the trhA gene encoding PAQR family membrane homeostasis protein TrhA gives MPHHPQPHRPTAPSMGAVVSGAQESLEALVEQAKPHLRGWLHLGMVPLSLAAGIVLIALSGTTPARVSSTVFALTGVLLFATSAVYHRGRWGPGTAAALKRWDHANIFLIIAGTHTPFAVLLLEGSQRATLLWVIWSGALAGVVFRVFWVGAPRWLYTVVYIALGWVAVFYLPDFWRTGGPAVVLLLAAGGLLYTLGAVVYGLKRPNPSPRWFGFHEIFHAFTLAAFGAHWTAALLVVLQT, from the coding sequence ATGCCGCACCACCCGCAACCACACCGTCCCACCGCCCCCTCCATGGGGGCCGTCGTCAGCGGGGCGCAGGAGTCGCTGGAGGCACTGGTCGAGCAGGCCAAGCCACACCTGCGGGGATGGCTCCACCTGGGCATGGTGCCGCTGTCGCTGGCGGCAGGCATCGTGCTCATCGCGCTGTCCGGCACCACCCCCGCCCGCGTCTCCAGCACGGTCTTCGCCCTGACCGGCGTCCTGCTCTTCGCCACCTCGGCCGTCTACCACCGGGGCCGCTGGGGCCCTGGCACGGCGGCCGCGCTGAAGCGGTGGGACCACGCCAACATCTTCCTGATCATCGCCGGCACCCACACGCCGTTCGCCGTGCTGCTGCTCGAGGGTTCGCAGCGGGCCACGCTGCTCTGGGTGATCTGGTCGGGGGCACTGGCCGGCGTGGTGTTCCGGGTCTTCTGGGTCGGCGCGCCCCGGTGGCTCTACACCGTCGTCTACATCGCGCTCGGCTGGGTCGCGGTCTTCTACCTGCCCGACTTCTGGCGCACGGGCGGGCCGGCCGTGGTGCTGCTCCTGGCTGCGGGCGGCCTGCTCTACACCCTGGGCGCGGTGGTCTACGGCCTCAAGCGGCCGAACCCCTCACCGCGGTGGTTCGGCTTCCACGAGATCTTCCACGCCTTCACGCTGGCCGCCTTCGGGGCGCACTGGACGGCAGCCCTGCTGGTCGTCCTGCAGACCTAG
- a CDS encoding isoprenyl transferase, with protein sequence MQSPRDLVYKAYTSSLRRNLPPESLPRHVGVMLDGNRRWARQRGAGSAEGHRAGAENIAPFLGWCEESGIEVVTLWLLSTDNLNRPTAELEPLLRIIEQVVADLAAAGRWRVRVVGALDLLPEATAQCLSDAAATTDDVDGLVVNVAIGYGGRREIADAVRSLLRSAHEQGQTLEELARTVTVEDIADHLYTRGQPDPDLVIRTSGEQRLGGFLLWQSAHSEFYFCEAYWPDFRQVDFLRALRAYAERERRFGT encoded by the coding sequence ATGCAGTCGCCGCGGGACCTGGTCTACAAGGCCTACACCTCCTCGCTCCGCCGCAACCTTCCGCCCGAGTCGTTGCCGCGGCACGTCGGGGTCATGCTGGACGGCAACCGGCGGTGGGCCCGCCAGCGGGGGGCCGGGTCGGCCGAGGGGCACCGGGCCGGCGCGGAGAACATCGCGCCCTTCCTGGGCTGGTGCGAGGAGTCCGGGATCGAGGTGGTCACGCTGTGGCTGCTGTCGACCGACAACCTCAACCGCCCCACGGCCGAGCTGGAGCCGCTGCTCCGGATCATCGAGCAGGTGGTCGCCGACCTCGCCGCCGCCGGACGCTGGCGGGTGCGGGTCGTGGGGGCGCTCGACCTGCTGCCCGAGGCCACCGCGCAGTGCCTCTCCGACGCGGCCGCGACCACCGACGACGTCGACGGGCTCGTTGTCAACGTGGCCATCGGGTACGGCGGCCGGCGGGAGATCGCCGACGCGGTCCGCTCCCTCCTCCGGTCCGCCCACGAGCAGGGGCAGACCCTGGAGGAGCTGGCCCGGACGGTCACCGTCGAGGACATCGCCGACCACCTCTACACGCGTGGCCAGCCCGACCCCGACCTGGTGATCCGCACCTCGGGAGAGCAGCGCCTCGGCGGATTCCTGCTGTGGCAGAGCGCGCACAGCGAGTTCTACTTCTGCGAGGCCTACTGGCCCGACTTCCGCCAGGTCGACTTCCTCCGGGCGCTCCGGGCGTATGCCGAGCGCGAGCGCCGGTTCGGCACCTGA
- a CDS encoding basic amino acid ABC transporter substrate-binding protein — MKMHSVTVLAAASLLTLGLTACGPDDAGEGGSGGGDDTNADPTAGSAAMDLIEDGKLAICSDAPYPPFEMEDPSSPMGWTGFDMDLMAQVAEGLELEPEVRPSSFEGLQSGLALNSGQCDIVASAMTITEDRAQNLDFTDGYYDSLQSLLVAEGSDITGIDDLAGRRVGVQQGTTGAAYAEENAPEAELVSFQNDPAMWQAIQAGQVDALLQDLPVNLEHTREGDYTIAEEYSTDEQYGFAVKKGNTGLVDAVNEQLDTMREDGRYEEIYDRYFAEDAEG; from the coding sequence ATGAAGATGCACTCCGTGACTGTGCTGGCCGCCGCCTCCCTGCTCACCCTGGGGCTCACGGCCTGCGGACCCGACGACGCCGGTGAGGGCGGCAGTGGCGGTGGTGACGACACGAACGCCGACCCGACCGCCGGCTCTGCGGCGATGGACCTGATCGAGGACGGCAAGCTCGCCATCTGCTCCGACGCCCCATACCCTCCGTTCGAGATGGAGGACCCCTCCTCGCCGATGGGGTGGACCGGCTTCGACATGGACCTCATGGCGCAGGTCGCCGAGGGCCTGGAGCTCGAGCCCGAGGTCCGTCCGTCCTCCTTCGAGGGCCTCCAGTCGGGCCTGGCCCTCAACTCGGGGCAGTGCGACATCGTCGCCTCGGCCATGACGATCACCGAGGACCGGGCGCAGAACCTCGACTTCACCGACGGCTACTACGACTCGCTGCAGTCGCTGCTGGTGGCCGAGGGCTCCGACATCACCGGGATCGACGACCTGGCCGGCAGGCGGGTCGGCGTCCAGCAGGGCACCACGGGTGCCGCCTACGCCGAGGAGAACGCCCCGGAGGCCGAGCTCGTCAGCTTCCAGAACGACCCGGCCATGTGGCAGGCGATCCAGGCCGGACAGGTCGACGCGCTGCTGCAGGACCTGCCGGTCAACCTGGAGCACACCCGCGAGGGCGACTACACCATCGCCGAGGAGTACTCCACGGACGAGCAGTACGGCTTCGCGGTGAAGAAGGGCAACACCGGGCTGGTGGACGCCGTCAACGAGCAGCTGGACACGATGCGCGAGGACGGCCGTTACGAGGAGATCTACGACCGGTACTTCGCCGAGGACGCCGAGGGCTGA
- a CDS encoding amino acid ABC transporter permease yields MRRTTRRRLTHAALYLLLALALLGAWWAVDWPAVASSFFRVDVIRAVWLDFLLVGAVNTVKYTAIAFGGGLVLGVLLALMKMSPVGLYRWLATIYIEFFRGLPALIVMLAFAFGVPIATGWSPPGGTVGAGLLGLVLVAGAYMAETLRAGIQAVPKGQAEAARSLGMSPAWTMTTVVMPQAIRIVIPPLTNEFVLLIKDTALLFVVGLMVDQRELTTMAQAGMSSGPGAGTATTLTLAALFYLAITLPLTRLVGWLEVRQARSR; encoded by the coding sequence ATGAGGAGAACCACCAGGCGCCGGCTCACCCACGCCGCCCTGTACCTGCTGCTCGCCCTGGCGCTGCTGGGCGCGTGGTGGGCCGTGGACTGGCCCGCGGTGGCCAGCAGCTTCTTCCGGGTCGACGTCATCCGGGCCGTCTGGCTGGACTTCCTGCTGGTCGGGGCGGTCAACACGGTCAAGTACACCGCGATCGCTTTCGGCGGCGGCCTGGTGCTGGGGGTGCTGCTGGCCCTGATGAAGATGTCGCCGGTCGGGCTCTACCGCTGGCTGGCCACGATCTACATCGAGTTCTTCCGCGGCCTGCCGGCGCTCATCGTCATGCTGGCCTTCGCCTTCGGCGTGCCGATCGCGACCGGGTGGAGCCCGCCGGGCGGCACCGTGGGCGCCGGGCTGCTCGGCCTGGTCCTGGTGGCAGGTGCCTACATGGCCGAGACCCTGCGGGCCGGGATCCAGGCGGTGCCCAAGGGGCAGGCCGAGGCGGCGCGCTCGCTGGGCATGAGCCCGGCCTGGACGATGACCACCGTGGTGATGCCGCAGGCCATCCGGATCGTCATCCCGCCCCTGACGAACGAGTTCGTCCTGCTGATCAAGGACACCGCGCTGCTCTTCGTGGTGGGCCTGATGGTCGACCAGCGCGAGCTGACCACGATGGCCCAGGCCGGGATGAGCAGCGGCCCCGGCGCGGGGACCGCCACGACCCTGACCCTGGCCGCGCTGTTCTACCTGGCGATCACCCTGCCGCTGACCCGGCTGGTGGGCTGGCTCGAGGTCCGTCAGGCGAGGTCGAGGTGA
- a CDS encoding amino acid ABC transporter ATP-binding protein translates to MSTISSSGAPAQAAPAIQVRALHKSFGDNEVLRGIDFHVDQGQVVCVIGPSGSGKSTLLRCVNRLEEPTSGQILVEGIDITDPETDLDKVRSRIGMVFQQFNLFAHMTVLKNLTVAQQRVKKRSAKEAIRIARENLAKVGLADKEAAFPAHLSGGQQQRVAIARALSMDPDMMLFDEPTSALDPELVGDVLDVMRALAHDGMTMMVVTHEMGFAREVGDKLVFMDGGVIVEEGDPATVLSNPQHARTQAFLSKVL, encoded by the coding sequence ATGAGCACGATCAGCAGCAGCGGGGCACCTGCGCAGGCCGCCCCGGCCATCCAGGTGCGGGCCCTGCACAAGAGCTTCGGCGACAACGAGGTGCTGCGAGGCATCGACTTCCACGTCGACCAGGGCCAGGTGGTCTGCGTCATCGGGCCCTCGGGGTCGGGCAAGTCGACCCTGCTGCGGTGCGTCAACCGGCTCGAGGAGCCCACCTCGGGCCAGATCCTCGTGGAGGGGATCGACATCACCGACCCGGAGACCGACCTGGACAAGGTGCGGTCGCGGATCGGCATGGTCTTCCAGCAGTTCAACCTCTTCGCGCACATGACGGTGCTGAAGAACCTCACCGTCGCCCAGCAGCGGGTCAAGAAGAGGAGCGCCAAGGAGGCCATCCGGATCGCCCGGGAGAACCTGGCCAAGGTCGGGCTGGCGGACAAGGAGGCTGCCTTCCCGGCCCACCTGTCCGGCGGCCAGCAGCAGCGGGTGGCGATCGCCCGCGCGCTGTCCATGGACCCGGACATGATGCTCTTCGACGAGCCCACCTCGGCGCTGGACCCCGAGCTGGTCGGCGACGTGCTCGATGTCATGCGGGCCCTCGCCCACGACGGCATGACGATGATGGTGGTCACCCACGAGATGGGCTTCGCCCGCGAGGTCGGCGACAAGCTGGTCTTCATGGACGGCGGGGTCATCGTCGAGGAGGGTGACCCGGCCACGGTGCTGAGCAACCCCCAGCACGCCCGCACCCAGGCCTTCCTGTCCAAGGTGCTCTGA
- a CDS encoding PhoH family protein: MTTSPQSRVTQTLSQDGFGLDALPDTGRKTYVLDTSVLLSDPHALLRFAEHAVVLPVVVITELEAKRHHPELGYFARQALRILDDLRVQHGTLSEPVPVGEAGGSVHVELNHSDPTSLPAGFRLGDNDTRILAVAKNLSAEGHDVCVVSKDLPMRVKASAVGLDAEEYRAELAVDSGWTGMAELEVDDEQMQQLYQGGRLEHPSARDLLTHTGLTVLGPSGSALGRVAADHTVRLVRGDRDAFGLHGRSAEQRIALDLLLDPDVGIVSLGGRAGTGKSALALCAGLEAVMERRQHRKVIVFRPLYAVGGQELGYLPGTENDKMGPWAQAVFDTLGAVVSTEVVEEILDRDMLEVLPLTHIRGRSLHDAFVIVDEAQSLERNVLLTVLSRIGQSSRVVLTHDVAQRDNLRVGRHDGVAAVIEALKGHPLFAHVTLTRSERSPIAALVTEMLEGQNGLL, from the coding sequence ATGACCACCAGCCCCCAGAGCCGCGTGACCCAGACCCTCTCGCAGGACGGGTTCGGCCTCGACGCACTGCCTGACACCGGACGCAAGACCTACGTGCTGGACACCTCGGTGCTCCTGTCCGACCCGCACGCGCTGCTGCGGTTCGCCGAGCACGCCGTCGTGCTGCCGGTCGTGGTGATCACCGAGCTGGAGGCCAAGCGGCACCACCCCGAGCTCGGCTACTTCGCCCGGCAGGCGCTGCGCATCCTCGATGACCTGCGGGTCCAGCACGGCACCCTCAGCGAACCGGTGCCGGTCGGGGAGGCGGGCGGCAGCGTCCACGTCGAGCTCAACCACAGCGACCCGACGTCCCTGCCGGCCGGCTTCCGCCTCGGCGACAACGACACCCGCATCCTCGCGGTCGCCAAGAACCTGTCGGCCGAGGGCCACGACGTGTGCGTGGTGAGCAAGGACCTGCCGATGCGGGTCAAGGCCTCGGCAGTGGGTCTGGACGCGGAGGAGTACCGCGCCGAGCTCGCGGTGGACAGCGGCTGGACCGGCATGGCCGAGCTCGAGGTCGACGACGAGCAGATGCAGCAGCTCTACCAGGGCGGACGGCTGGAACACCCGTCCGCGCGCGACCTGCTGACGCACACCGGCCTCACCGTGCTGGGTCCCTCCGGCAGTGCCCTGGGGCGGGTCGCTGCCGACCACACCGTGCGGCTGGTCCGGGGCGACCGGGACGCCTTCGGCCTGCACGGTCGGTCGGCCGAGCAGCGGATCGCCCTCGACCTGCTCCTCGACCCCGACGTCGGCATCGTCAGCCTCGGTGGCCGGGCCGGCACCGGCAAGAGCGCCCTGGCGCTGTGCGCCGGTCTGGAGGCCGTCATGGAGCGGCGCCAGCACCGCAAGGTCATCGTCTTCCGCCCCCTGTATGCCGTGGGCGGTCAGGAGCTGGGGTACCTGCCCGGCACCGAGAACGACAAGATGGGCCCGTGGGCCCAGGCCGTCTTCGACACCCTGGGGGCCGTGGTGTCCACCGAGGTGGTCGAGGAGATCCTCGACCGGGACATGCTCGAGGTGCTCCCGCTGACCCACATCCGGGGCCGCTCCCTGCACGACGCCTTCGTCATCGTCGACGAGGCGCAGAGCCTGGAGCGCAACGTGCTGCTGACCGTCCTGTCCCGGATCGGGCAGAGCTCACGCGTGGTGCTCACCCACGACGTGGCTCAGCGCGACAACCTGCGGGTCGGCCGGCACGACGGGGTCGCCGCGGTGATCGAGGCGCTCAAGGGGCATCCTCTCTTCGCTCACGTCACGTTGACCCGCAGCGAGCGCAGCCCGATCGCCGCCCTGGTCACCGAGATGTTGGAGGGGCAGAACGGGCTGCTGTGA